In a single window of the Verrucomicrobiota bacterium genome:
- the msrP gene encoding protein-methionine-sulfoxide reductase catalytic subunit MsrP yields MAQIIRRPEWHVEDRFVTPEHSYRARRAFLRQLGLTAAGLFASPRVGGAEAADKSPAARGGARKGFPAARNKAFDPGWRFTDEKVFLTYNNYFEFSTQKDRPHLLTDKFRIDPWPVQIYGLCEKPMTLDARELEEMFGLEERVYRFRCVEAWSAVVPWTGFELRKLVEKAVPKAEAKFLRFETATRPAEMPGWARLLEQGYPLPYNEGLRLDEAMHPLALVATGLYGKPLAKQNGAPIRLVVPWKYGYKSIKSIVKIEFTAKQPVGLWEALQPNEYPFLSNVNPDVPHPRWSQAVERVVDTGDRIRTLPYNGYAGQVGGLYKRG; encoded by the coding sequence ATGGCTCAAATCATCCGCCGGCCCGAGTGGCACGTCGAAGACCGCTTCGTCACGCCCGAACATTCCTACCGCGCGCGCCGCGCGTTTTTGCGGCAGCTTGGCTTGACCGCCGCGGGGCTCTTCGCGTCGCCACGGGTCGGCGGTGCCGAGGCGGCGGACAAATCGCCCGCGGCCAGAGGCGGCGCGCGCAAGGGCTTCCCCGCGGCGCGCAACAAGGCCTTCGACCCCGGCTGGCGGTTCACGGACGAGAAGGTCTTCCTCACCTACAACAACTACTTCGAGTTCTCGACGCAGAAGGACCGGCCGCATTTGCTCACCGACAAGTTCAGGATCGACCCCTGGCCCGTGCAAATCTACGGCCTGTGCGAGAAGCCGATGACGCTCGACGCGCGCGAACTCGAGGAAATGTTCGGACTCGAGGAGCGCGTGTATCGCTTCCGTTGTGTCGAGGCGTGGAGCGCGGTGGTGCCGTGGACGGGCTTTGAGTTGCGCAAGCTCGTCGAAAAGGCCGTGCCCAAGGCTGAGGCGAAGTTTCTGCGGTTCGAGACGGCCACGCGCCCGGCGGAAATGCCCGGCTGGGCGCGCCTGCTCGAACAGGGCTACCCGCTGCCTTACAACGAGGGATTGCGGCTCGACGAGGCGATGCACCCGCTCGCGCTCGTGGCCACGGGGCTTTACGGCAAGCCGCTCGCCAAGCAAAACGGCGCGCCCATCCGCCTCGTCGTGCCCTGGAAGTATGGCTACAAGAGCATCAAGTCCATCGTGAAGATTGAGTTCACCGCGAAGCAGCCCGTGGGCTTGTGGGAGGCGCTCCAGCCCAACGAGTATCCCTTCCTCTCCAACGTGAATCCCGACGTGCCGCACCCGCGCTGGTCGCAAGCCGTCGAGCGGGTCGTGGACACCGGCGACCGCATCCGCACCCTGCCCTACAACGGCTATGCCGGGCAGGTGGGCGGGCTTTACAAAAGAGGATAA
- a CDS encoding NADP-dependent isocitrate dehydrogenase, translated as MPYSTCTVPAGGKISISQGRLNVPNNPIIPFIRGDGTGPDIWAASVRVMDAAVQKAYAGQRKIAWMEVFAGEAAFNKFNNWLPDDTVEAFKEFLVGIKGPLTTPVGGGIRSLNVALRQMLDLYVCLRPVQYFTGVPSPVKHPEKVDMVIFRENTEDIYAGIDWQAGSPETRKFLEWLAQTSPRDFKKVRFGTQPAAEEFWKLVGAAGFPCDVQVGIGIKPVSYSGSVRLIHSAMTYALKNKRKSVTLVHKGNIMKYTEGAFRDWGYKVAKEHFGAVEMDGGPWCRIPEGKPGAGLVIKDAIADITLQQVLTRPTDFDVIATLNLNGDYLSDALAAQVGGIGIAPGGNINYITGHAIFEATHGTAPKYAGKDVVNPGSVVLSGEMMLRHLGWTEAADLILKGLNGAIGSKKVTYDFARLMEGATEIKCSAFGDNMIAHM; from the coding sequence ATGCCCTACTCCACATGCACTGTTCCCGCCGGCGGCAAGATTTCCATCAGCCAGGGCAGGCTCAACGTCCCGAACAACCCCATCATCCCCTTCATCCGCGGGGACGGCACGGGGCCGGACATCTGGGCGGCGTCGGTGCGCGTGATGGACGCCGCGGTGCAGAAAGCCTACGCCGGCCAGCGCAAGATCGCATGGATGGAAGTCTTCGCCGGCGAGGCCGCCTTCAACAAGTTCAACAACTGGCTGCCCGACGACACCGTCGAGGCGTTCAAGGAATTCCTCGTCGGCATCAAGGGCCCGCTGACGACGCCCGTCGGCGGCGGCATCCGCTCGCTCAACGTCGCGCTGCGCCAGATGCTCGACCTCTACGTCTGCCTCCGTCCCGTGCAGTATTTCACCGGCGTGCCCAGCCCCGTGAAACACCCCGAGAAGGTGGACATGGTCATCTTCCGCGAAAACACCGAGGACATCTACGCCGGCATTGACTGGCAGGCCGGCTCGCCCGAGACGAGGAAGTTCCTCGAATGGCTCGCGCAAACCTCGCCCAGGGACTTCAAGAAAGTCCGCTTCGGCACCCAGCCCGCCGCCGAGGAATTCTGGAAGCTCGTCGGCGCCGCCGGCTTCCCGTGCGACGTGCAGGTCGGCATCGGCATCAAGCCCGTGAGCTACTCCGGCAGCGTGCGCCTCATCCACAGCGCCATGACCTATGCCCTCAAGAACAAGCGCAAGTCCGTCACGCTCGTCCACAAGGGCAACATCATGAAATACACCGAGGGCGCCTTCCGCGACTGGGGCTACAAGGTCGCCAAGGAACACTTCGGCGCGGTCGAGATGGACGGCGGCCCGTGGTGCAGGATTCCCGAGGGCAAACCCGGCGCGGGCCTCGTCATCAAGGACGCCATCGCCGACATCACCCTCCAGCAGGTCCTCACGCGCCCGACCGACTTCGACGTCATCGCCACGCTCAACCTCAACGGCGACTACTTGAGCGACGCCCTCGCCGCGCAGGTCGGCGGCATCGGCATCGCGCCCGGCGGCAACATCAACTACATCACCGGCCACGCCATCTTCGAGGCCACGCACGGCACCGCGCCCAAGTATGCGGGCAAGGACGTGGTGAACCCCGGCTCCGTGGTGCTCTCCGGCGAGATGATGCTGCGCCACCTCGGCTGGACCGAAGCCGCCGACCTCATCCTCAAGGGCCTCAACGGCGCCATCGGCTCCAAGAAAGTCACCTACGACTTCGCGCGCCTGATGGAAGGCGCGACGGAGATCAAGTGCTCCGCCTTCGGCGACAACATGATCGCGCACATGTAG
- a CDS encoding phospholipase: protein MRNSITLLAVLLCLSPLKLRAQEADTVQKAHSFEKTLTRKVSLDYLLFLPKGYDAKAPKRWPTILFLHGAGERGTNIWKVTVHGPPKIVKTRPDFQFIVISPQCPSGRTWESDSLTALLDEVTAKHNVDTNRVYLTGLSMGGYGTWNLGLTQAERFAAIAPICGGGDRIAMLLASPARRSAVLKTPVWAFHGAKDAVVPLEESEKMVAALKRAGHKSVELTVYPEAQHDSWTETYNNPKLYEWFLAHERK, encoded by the coding sequence ATGCGCAACTCCATTACATTGCTCGCCGTTCTGCTGTGCCTCTCGCCGCTGAAACTCCGCGCGCAGGAAGCCGACACCGTGCAAAAGGCGCACTCCTTCGAGAAAACGCTCACGCGCAAGGTCAGCCTCGACTACCTGCTTTTCCTGCCGAAGGGTTACGACGCGAAGGCGCCGAAGCGGTGGCCGACGATTTTGTTCCTCCACGGCGCGGGTGAGCGCGGCACGAACATCTGGAAAGTCACCGTTCACGGGCCGCCCAAGATCGTCAAGACGCGCCCCGACTTTCAGTTCATTGTCATCTCGCCGCAGTGTCCCTCCGGCCGCACGTGGGAAAGCGACTCGCTCACCGCGCTGCTGGACGAGGTGACGGCGAAGCACAACGTGGACACCAACCGCGTGTATCTCACCGGGCTTTCGATGGGCGGCTACGGCACGTGGAATCTCGGCCTCACGCAAGCGGAGCGGTTCGCGGCGATCGCGCCGATCTGCGGCGGCGGGGACCGGATCGCGATGCTGCTGGCGAGTCCGGCGCGCCGCAGCGCCGTGCTCAAGACGCCTGTCTGGGCGTTCCACGGCGCGAAGGACGCGGTCGTTCCGCTCGAGGAATCGGAGAAGATGGTTGCCGCGTTGAAGCGCGCCGGGCACAAGAGCGTCGAGCTGACCGTGTATCCCGAAGCCCAGCACGACTCGTGGACGGAGACTTACAACAACCCGAAACTCTACGAGTGGTTCCTTGCTCACGAGCGCAAATGA
- a CDS encoding RidA family protein: MTPQQTAARLGIKFEKAAPGYLNLCIRSGAQLVTSGHVSDLKGKLGAGLSVEQGYAAARNCAEKILRSVWNTHGTLDGLRVIKVLGCVNSSLEFTDQHLVINGASDLLHSIFGKDGDGYHARSALGFAQLPTGAAVEVEAIFEIKG; this comes from the coding sequence ATGACCCCGCAACAAACCGCAGCGCGCCTCGGCATCAAGTTCGAGAAAGCCGCGCCGGGCTACCTCAACCTCTGCATCCGCAGCGGCGCGCAGCTCGTCACCTCCGGCCACGTGAGCGACTTGAAGGGCAAGCTCGGCGCCGGGCTGTCCGTCGAGCAGGGCTACGCCGCGGCGCGGAACTGCGCGGAGAAAATCCTGCGTTCCGTCTGGAACACACACGGCACACTCGACGGCTTGCGCGTGATCAAGGTGCTCGGCTGCGTGAACTCGTCGCTCGAATTCACCGACCAGCATCTCGTCATCAACGGCGCGTCCGACCTGCTGCACTCCATCTTCGGCAAGGACGGCGACGGCTATCACGCCCGCAGCGCGCTTGGATTTGCGCAGCTTCCGACGGGCGCCGCCGTCGAGGTCGAGGCCATCTTCGAGATCAAGGGCTGA
- a CDS encoding sugar kinase, which produces MASLTVKPAGSCAYDMVALGEIMLRLDPGEGRVRVAREFKVWEGGGEYNVARGLRRCFGMKTAVATAFADNDVGRLLEDFILQGGVDTPFIRWAKFDGIGRETRNGLNFTERGFGVRGAVGTPDRGHTAASQLKPGDFDWDHIFGKLGVRWLHTGGIFAALSDTTPQLVIECVQKAKQHGTVVSYDLNYRPSLWKSIGGQRRAQEVNREIAKHVDVMIGNEEDFTACLGFQVEGADEHLLHIDVSAFKRMIETAVKTFPNFKVTATTLRAAKTATRNDWAAIAWMGGRFYESRKYPDLEILDRVGGGDSFASGLIYGLMTTGDPQQSVDYGAAHGALAMTTPGDTSMADKGEVEKLMKGGGARVQR; this is translated from the coding sequence ATGGCTTCCCTGACTGTCAAACCGGCCGGTTCCTGCGCCTACGACATGGTGGCGTTGGGCGAAATCATGCTGCGGCTCGATCCGGGCGAAGGGCGGGTGCGCGTCGCGCGCGAGTTCAAGGTGTGGGAGGGGGGCGGCGAATACAATGTCGCCCGCGGCTTGCGGCGGTGCTTCGGCATGAAGACCGCGGTGGCGACCGCGTTCGCGGACAATGACGTGGGGCGTCTGCTCGAGGATTTCATCCTGCAGGGGGGCGTGGACACGCCGTTCATCCGGTGGGCGAAGTTTGACGGCATCGGGCGCGAGACGCGCAACGGGCTGAACTTCACGGAGCGGGGCTTCGGCGTGCGCGGCGCGGTGGGCACGCCGGACCGCGGCCACACGGCGGCGAGCCAGCTCAAGCCGGGCGATTTCGACTGGGACCACATCTTTGGCAAGCTCGGCGTGCGGTGGCTGCACACGGGCGGCATTTTCGCGGCGCTCTCGGACACGACGCCGCAGCTCGTGATCGAGTGCGTGCAGAAGGCGAAGCAGCACGGGACGGTGGTGAGCTACGATTTGAACTACCGCCCGAGCCTGTGGAAATCCATCGGCGGGCAGCGGCGCGCGCAGGAGGTGAACCGCGAGATCGCGAAGCACGTGGATGTGATGATCGGCAACGAGGAGGATTTCACGGCGTGCCTCGGCTTCCAGGTCGAGGGCGCGGACGAGCACCTGCTGCACATCGACGTGAGCGCGTTCAAGCGGATGATCGAGACGGCGGTGAAGACGTTTCCGAATTTCAAGGTCACGGCCACGACGCTGCGCGCGGCGAAGACTGCGACGCGCAATGACTGGGCGGCGATCGCGTGGATGGGCGGGCGGTTCTACGAAAGCCGGAAGTATCCGGACCTGGAGATACTGGACCGCGTCGGCGGCGGCGACAGTTTTGCCAGCGGGCTCATCTACGGCCTGATGACGACGGGCGACCCGCAGCAGTCGGTGGATTACGGCGCGGCGCACGGCGCGCTGGCGATGACGACGCCGGGCGACACTTCGATGGCGGACAAGGGCGAGGTGGAGAAGTTGATGAAGGGCGGCGGCGCGCGCGTGCAGCGCTAG
- a CDS encoding sialidase, protein MNRTLAILGCALSVAATFAAEPAAILKSEFIYETAPFPSCHASTIVETKGGLVTAWFGGTAERNPDVGIWVSRHEGGKWSAPVEVANGVQSPAKRHPCWNPILFQPKSGPLLLFYKVGPSPSTWWGELRTSEDAGKTWSAARRLPEGILGPVKNKPVELADGSLLCPTSSEHDGWRVHFERTTDLGKTWQVIGPVNDGKEFSAIQPSILFHAGGKLQAVGRTRQKKLFEIWSEDGGKTWGRLGATELPNPSSGTDAVTLADGRQLLVYNHTPNGRSPLNVAVSKDGKSWQAGAVLESNPGEYSYPAVIQTRDGLVHTTYTWKRQRVKHVVLDPAKLDSKPIVAGVWPN, encoded by the coding sequence ATGAACCGGACGCTCGCAATTCTCGGCTGCGCTCTCAGTGTGGCGGCGACTTTCGCCGCGGAGCCCGCCGCCATCCTGAAATCCGAATTCATCTACGAAACAGCACCGTTTCCGTCGTGCCACGCCTCGACCATCGTGGAAACGAAGGGCGGGCTCGTCACCGCGTGGTTTGGCGGCACGGCGGAGCGCAATCCCGACGTCGGCATCTGGGTTTCGCGCCACGAGGGCGGCAAGTGGTCCGCGCCCGTCGAGGTGGCCAACGGCGTGCAGTCGCCCGCGAAGCGCCACCCGTGCTGGAATCCGATTCTCTTTCAGCCGAAGTCCGGCCCGCTGCTGCTCTTCTACAAAGTCGGCCCGAGCCCATCGACGTGGTGGGGCGAGTTGCGCACGTCCGAGGACGCGGGAAAAACCTGGTCCGCCGCGCGCCGGCTGCCCGAGGGCATCCTCGGCCCGGTGAAGAACAAGCCCGTGGAACTCGCGGACGGCAGCCTGCTTTGTCCGACGAGCAGCGAACACGACGGCTGGCGCGTGCACTTCGAGCGCACGACCGACCTCGGCAAGACCTGGCAGGTCATCGGCCCCGTGAACGATGGCAAGGAATTCAGCGCCATCCAGCCGAGCATCCTGTTTCATGCGGGCGGCAAGTTGCAGGCCGTCGGTCGCACGCGGCAGAAAAAGCTTTTCGAAATCTGGTCGGAGGATGGCGGCAAGACGTGGGGCAGGCTCGGTGCGACGGAACTTCCGAATCCCAGTTCGGGCACGGACGCCGTGACGCTCGCCGACGGCCGCCAACTGCTCGTTTACAATCACACGCCCAACGGCCGCTCGCCGCTGAACGTCGCCGTCTCAAAGGACGGCAAGTCGTGGCAGGCCGGCGCGGTCCTTGAGAGCAATCCCGGCGAGTATTCCTACCCCGCAGTCATCCAGACGCGCGACGGGCTGGTGCACACCACCTACACATGGAAGCGCCAGCGCGTGAAACACGTCGTGCTCGACCCGGCGAAACTCGACTCCAAGCCCATCGTGGCCGGAGTGTGGCCGAACTGA
- the thiD gene encoding bifunctional hydroxymethylpyrimidine kinase/phosphomethylpyrimidine kinase: protein MARIHRKAQGESNGKAARCARRPSSRHCAFASNRAVRSNPPVPSQIQLPVAITIAGSDTGGGAGVQADLKTFAAFGVHGVCAITCLTAQNPRRVLAIEPCSPAMLRAQLKAVSEDFPIRAAKTGMLGNRRLVAEVVRWCRKVPRVAVVVDPVLVSTSGRRLLDRDGEKLLRDQLLPIATLVTPNLAEAVRLSGRRIRALDDVREAARIIHARFGCAVLVKGGHLTRESDATDFFLWDKFAWDISRPRWRGVKTHGTGCTFSAAIAAGLASGQSLPAAVNRAKDFISEAIAHSPRAGRHALLQWNREGIRVKFAE, encoded by the coding sequence ATGGCGCGAATACACCGGAAGGCCCAAGGCGAGTCAAACGGGAAAGCAGCGCGGTGCGCGCGACGCCCGTCCTCGCGCCATTGCGCCTTTGCGTCAAACCGCGCCGTCCGCTCTAATCCGCCCGTGCCGTCACAAATCCAACTGCCCGTCGCGATCACGATCGCCGGCTCGGACACCGGCGGCGGCGCGGGCGTGCAGGCGGACTTGAAGACCTTCGCCGCGTTCGGTGTTCACGGCGTCTGCGCGATCACGTGTCTCACGGCGCAGAATCCGCGCCGCGTCCTCGCCATCGAGCCGTGCAGTCCCGCGATGCTTCGCGCGCAACTGAAGGCGGTGTCCGAAGATTTCCCGATTCGCGCCGCAAAGACCGGGATGCTCGGCAACAGGCGGCTCGTGGCCGAGGTCGTGCGTTGGTGTCGCAAGGTGCCGCGCGTCGCGGTCGTCGTGGACCCGGTGCTCGTCTCAACCAGCGGCCGGCGATTGCTCGATCGCGATGGCGAGAAACTGCTGCGCGATCAACTGCTCCCCATCGCAACGCTCGTCACCCCGAATCTCGCCGAGGCCGTGCGCCTCTCCGGCCGGCGCATCCGCGCCCTCGACGACGTGCGAGAAGCGGCGCGAATCATCCACGCGCGGTTCGGCTGCGCGGTGCTCGTCAAAGGTGGCCATCTGACGCGCGAGTCGGATGCGACGGACTTTTTCCTCTGGGACAAGTTCGCGTGGGACATCTCACGCCCGCGATGGCGCGGTGTGAAGACTCACGGCACGGGGTGCACGTTCTCGGCCGCCATCGCCGCGGGACTTGCGAGCGGGCAGTCGCTTCCCGCCGCGGTGAACCGGGCCAAGGACTTCATCAGCGAGGCCATCGCGCACAGCCCGCGCGCGGGCCGGCATGCCTTGCTCCAATGGAACCGCGAAGGAATCCGGGTGAAATTTGCTGAATAG
- a CDS encoding serine/threonine protein kinase, whose translation MRVHHAPFVAAIAAVAAVPAMQSQGAEPVAEPVTFSATDWPWWRGPHRNGVADANQKPPLKWSDTGNILWKTPVPGRGHGSPIVTGHQIFLAAAEPDGGIQSLLCFDRQTGRELWKTEIHRGPFPKGNDKSSFASSTAACDGRRVFINFLHHGAVYTTALSREGKQLWQTKITDYVLHQGFPTSPAVFESLVIVSADNKGSGRIAALDRATGRLVWQHERPKFPNYASPIILHVAGREQLILSGCDLVTSLDPRSGRVIWEAPGSTTECVTSPVTDGRSVVVSGGYPKNHVAAIRGDGTGSVAWENTSRVYVPSMQFDKGHLFAVLDAGVAACWNFETGAEVWKGRLGGTFSASPVLVGDLLFAMNEAGRTFIFKATPAAFELVAENPLGHEAMATPTICGGRIYHRGASRVDGRRQEFLYCIGVKE comes from the coding sequence ATGAGAGTCCATCACGCCCCCTTCGTCGCCGCCATCGCCGCGGTCGCTGCCGTGCCCGCGATGCAGTCGCAAGGCGCCGAGCCTGTCGCGGAACCGGTCACGTTCTCCGCGACCGACTGGCCGTGGTGGCGCGGGCCGCATCGCAACGGCGTGGCCGATGCAAACCAGAAGCCGCCGCTGAAATGGAGCGACACCGGGAACATCCTCTGGAAGACGCCCGTGCCCGGGCGCGGCCACGGCTCGCCCATTGTCACGGGCCACCAAATCTTTCTCGCCGCAGCCGAGCCGGACGGTGGCATCCAGTCGTTGCTGTGCTTCGACCGGCAGACAGGACGGGAGCTTTGGAAAACGGAAATCCACCGCGGCCCGTTTCCAAAGGGCAACGACAAGAGCTCGTTCGCCTCGTCCACGGCCGCGTGCGACGGGCGGCGCGTGTTCATCAACTTCCTCCACCACGGCGCGGTTTACACCACGGCGCTGAGCCGCGAGGGCAAACAGCTTTGGCAGACGAAGATCACCGACTACGTGCTGCATCAGGGATTCCCCACGTCACCGGCGGTGTTCGAGTCGCTCGTCATCGTGTCGGCGGACAACAAGGGCTCGGGCAGGATCGCCGCGCTCGACCGCGCGACGGGCCGGCTCGTGTGGCAGCACGAGCGGCCGAAGTTCCCGAACTACGCCTCGCCCATCATCCTTCACGTCGCCGGACGCGAGCAATTGATCTTGAGCGGGTGCGACCTCGTCACCAGCCTCGATCCGCGCAGCGGGCGGGTGATTTGGGAAGCGCCGGGCTCGACGACCGAGTGCGTCACGTCGCCCGTGACCGACGGGCGCAGCGTGGTCGTCAGCGGCGGCTATCCGAAGAACCACGTGGCGGCGATTCGCGGCGATGGCACCGGCAGCGTCGCGTGGGAGAACACCAGCCGTGTTTACGTGCCTTCGATGCAGTTCGACAAGGGCCACCTGTTCGCGGTGCTCGACGCCGGCGTCGCTGCGTGCTGGAACTTCGAGACCGGGGCCGAGGTGTGGAAGGGCAGGCTTGGCGGGACGTTTAGCGCGTCGCCCGTGCTCGTCGGCGACTTGCTGTTCGCCATGAACGAGGCCGGGCGCACCTTCATCTTCAAGGCCACGCCGGCCGCATTCGAATTGGTCGCCGAGAATCCGCTCGGCCACGAGGCGATGGCCACGCCGACCATTTGCGGCGGCCGCATCTACCACCGCGGCGCCTCGCGCGTGGACGGTCGCCGCCAGGAATTCCTTTATTGCATCGGGGTCAAGGAGTGA
- a CDS encoding sialate O-acetylesterase, with translation MRFNPLSVLAAFSFAALVPFARADVKLPALFTDHMVLQQGMSVPVWGWADEGEQVTVTFTGQKHTTRAVGGKWRINLTPLKASVAPELLVVQGKNRIELKNVVVGEVWIASGQSNMQWGLNQSHEPQKDITNAANRNLRLFYVPRVKADAPAADLGGLHHGAKPVWMVAASNSVVDFSAVAYYFGRDLQKARQVPVGIIHTSWGGSPAEVWMSHAVLSANPDYKRDILDAYPKALDSFKSAKAAFDDKAAAAKKDGAQEAPKAQKSAQPPRAPWKPGELYNSMIAPLIPFAIKGGIWYQGESNAGRAWQYRTLFADMIRNWRKDWGQGDFTFLTVELAPFTKILTEPAESNWAELREAQIVASRAVGNAGTVTITDVGEENDIHPKKKEPVGARLALLAQKLAYGEKITADGPTFKSAKFEGNKATITLDNVGSGLLVKGGEEAKGFAICGEDRKFVWAKAEIKGDTVVLTSDKVAKPVAARFGWASYPVVNLWNKDGLPAHPFRTDSFPVTTEPATKQAAKK, from the coding sequence ATGCGATTCAATCCTCTGTCCGTCCTGGCCGCGTTCTCGTTTGCCGCGCTCGTTCCGTTCGCGCGCGCGGATGTGAAGCTCCCGGCGCTGTTCACCGATCACATGGTGCTGCAGCAAGGCATGAGCGTGCCCGTGTGGGGTTGGGCCGACGAGGGCGAGCAGGTCACCGTCACCTTCACCGGGCAGAAGCACACCACGCGCGCCGTCGGCGGCAAGTGGCGCATCAACCTCACCCCGCTGAAAGCCAGCGTCGCGCCGGAGTTGCTCGTGGTCCAGGGCAAGAACCGCATCGAACTCAAGAACGTCGTCGTCGGCGAAGTCTGGATCGCCAGCGGCCAGTCGAACATGCAGTGGGGCCTCAACCAGTCGCACGAACCGCAGAAGGACATCACCAACGCGGCGAATCGAAACCTCCGGCTCTTCTACGTCCCGCGCGTGAAGGCCGACGCGCCCGCCGCCGACCTCGGCGGGCTGCATCACGGCGCGAAGCCCGTGTGGATGGTCGCCGCTTCCAACTCGGTCGTGGATTTTTCGGCCGTGGCCTACTACTTCGGGCGTGACTTGCAGAAGGCGCGGCAGGTGCCCGTCGGCATCATTCACACGAGTTGGGGCGGGTCGCCCGCCGAGGTGTGGATGAGTCACGCGGTGCTTTCGGCGAACCCCGACTACAAGCGCGACATTCTCGACGCGTATCCCAAGGCGCTCGACAGTTTCAAGTCCGCGAAAGCAGCATTCGACGACAAGGCCGCCGCCGCGAAGAAGGACGGGGCGCAGGAGGCGCCGAAAGCCCAGAAATCCGCGCAACCGCCCCGCGCGCCCTGGAAGCCGGGCGAGCTCTACAACTCGATGATCGCGCCGCTCATCCCGTTCGCGATCAAGGGAGGCATCTGGTATCAGGGCGAGTCCAACGCCGGGCGCGCGTGGCAGTATCGCACGCTTTTCGCCGACATGATCCGCAACTGGCGCAAGGACTGGGGGCAGGGCGACTTCACGTTTCTCACGGTCGAGCTCGCGCCGTTCACGAAGATTCTCACCGAGCCCGCGGAGAGCAACTGGGCCGAGCTGCGCGAGGCGCAGATCGTCGCCAGCCGCGCCGTCGGCAACGCCGGCACCGTGACCATCACCGACGTCGGCGAAGAGAACGACATCCACCCAAAGAAGAAGGAACCCGTCGGCGCGCGGCTCGCGTTGCTCGCGCAGAAGCTGGCCTATGGCGAGAAGATCACGGCCGACGGACCGACCTTCAAAAGCGCGAAGTTCGAGGGCAACAAGGCCACGATCACCCTGGACAACGTCGGCTCCGGACTGCTCGTCAAGGGCGGCGAGGAGGCGAAGGGCTTCGCCATCTGCGGCGAGGACCGGAAATTCGTGTGGGCCAAGGCCGAGATCAAGGGCGACACCGTGGTGCTCACGAGCGACAAGGTCGCCAAACCCGTCGCCGCGCGCTTCGGCTGGGCGAGCTACCCCGTCGTGAATCTCTGGAACAAGGACGGCCTGCCGGCTCATCCGTTCCGGACGGACTCGTTCCCGGTCACGACCGAGCCGGCGACAAAGCAGGCGGCGAAGAAGTAA
- a CDS encoding TIM barrel protein, whose amino-acid sequence MTTTPRSRREFLKRGSALAASLGVSVLGAAPAPAGVTLGFSLYGMKPLTLDKALQTCAAIGYDAVEFPLMPGYPTEPKLLTADARRDLARRLAALGLRLGALMENLPLTGDAKSHQQNLDRIKAAAELAHAISPAAPPPLETVLGGRPDQWALLRDGFAERLRGWAEIAAAHKLVVAIKPHVSGAMHLPEHALWLLDQVRSPWIKAAYDFSHYQLRGLALADTLKALLPQSVFIHVKDSEGELGKFKFVLPGEGTIDYRDYFSRLKEAAWTGPVMVEVSSQVFNQAGYDPFLAAKKSYAALAPAMSAAGLRAGGR is encoded by the coding sequence ATGACGACCACTCCACGATCGAGGCGCGAGTTCCTCAAGCGCGGCAGTGCGCTCGCCGCGAGCCTCGGCGTGTCCGTCCTCGGCGCCGCGCCCGCGCCGGCCGGGGTGACCCTTGGCTTCAGTCTTTACGGCATGAAGCCCCTCACGCTCGACAAGGCGCTGCAAACGTGCGCGGCGATCGGCTACGATGCGGTCGAATTCCCGCTCATGCCCGGCTACCCGACCGAGCCGAAGCTGCTCACCGCCGACGCGCGACGCGACCTTGCCCGGCGCCTCGCCGCGCTCGGCCTCCGGCTCGGCGCGTTGATGGAAAACCTCCCGCTCACAGGCGATGCGAAATCACACCAGCAAAACCTCGACCGGATCAAGGCCGCGGCCGAACTCGCGCACGCGATCTCACCCGCCGCGCCGCCGCCGCTCGAGACGGTGCTCGGCGGAAGGCCCGACCAGTGGGCGCTCTTGCGCGACGGCTTCGCCGAGCGGCTCCGCGGCTGGGCCGAAATCGCCGCGGCGCACAAACTGGTCGTCGCCATCAAGCCGCACGTCTCCGGCGCGATGCACCTTCCCGAGCACGCGCTCTGGTTGCTCGACCAGGTCCGCAGCCCGTGGATCAAGGCCGCCTACGATTTCAGCCACTACCAGCTTCGCGGCCTCGCGCTCGCGGACACGTTGAAGGCGCTGCTGCCGCAGTCGGTGTTCATCCACGTGAAGGACAGCGAGGGCGAACTCGGCAAATTCAAGTTCGTGCTGCCCGGCGAGGGAACGATCGATTACCGCGATTATTTCAGCCGGCTGAAGGAAGCGGCGTGGACCGGGCCGGTGATGGTCGAGGTGAGCAGCCAGGTTTTCAACCAGGCGGGTTACGACCCGTTCCTCGCGGCGAAGAAAAGCTACGCCGCGCTCGCTCCCGCGATGAGCGCGGCGGGATTGCGCGCCGGAGGCAGGTAG